From Sceloporus undulatus isolate JIND9_A2432 ecotype Alabama chromosome 6, SceUnd_v1.1, whole genome shotgun sequence, one genomic window encodes:
- the LOC121933870 gene encoding vomeronasal type-2 receptor 26-like has product MTKFFQHILALAFAVNEINEDPKILPNVTLGFHIYDSCSSAKLTYRVILDLLFKSQAFIPNYRCGIQSHLIGVIGGFDSEISSCVADILGLYKTPQVSYGSFQPRMSDQTDVPFFYRMVPNEDLQNWGIVQLLLHFGWKWVPPSSLCNDKCYLGYRKKKKEGETFCCYDCEPCPKGKVANQTDMNDCISCSEEEYPNQGRDGCIPKVQSFLSIDESLGIILAFLSLFLSLVTALVLVVFLKQRHTPIVKANNQTLSYSLLTSLCLCFLSSLLFLGKPNKTTCLLRQTAFGILFSTAVSSVLAKTLVVVVAFMASKPGNIFHKWVGRRLAHSVLWGCSLVQVGICAAWLATSPPFPDSNKHLIMEEIVVECNEGSVAMFYCVLGYMGFLSLVSFTVAFLARKLPDGFNEAKFITFSMLVFCSVWVSFVPTYLSTKGKFMVVVEVFSILSSGAGLLGCIFFPKCYIILLRSDLNNRKQLVRRRNDYNTG; this is encoded by the exons ATGACAAAGTTCTTCCAGCACATCCTAGCCTTGGCATTTGCAGTTAATGAAATCAATGAAGATCCTAAGatcttgcccaatgtcactctTGGCTTCCATATCTATGACAGCTGTTCTAGTGCCAAGCTGACCTATCGAGTCATTCTGGACCTGCTCTTCAAATCACAGGCATTTATCCCAAACTACAGGTGTGGCATCCAGAGCCATCTCATTGGAGTTATTGGAGGTTTTGATTCTGAAATTTCCTCATGTGTGGCAGACATCTTAGGTCTCTACAAGACTCCACAG gttTCTTATGGTTCATTTCAACCAAGAATGAGTGATCAAACGGATGTCCCTTTCTTTTATCGCATGGTCCCTAATGAAgatcttcagaattggggaattGTCCAATTACTTCTGCATTTTGGATGGAAATGG gtgcctccttcctctctctgcaaTGATAAGTGTTATCTCGgctacagaaagaaaaagaaggagggggagacaTTCTGTTGCTACGATTGTGAGCCATGTCCCAAAGGGAAGGTTGCAAACCAGACAG ATATGAATGACTGCATCAGCTGCTCAGAAGAGGAATATCCAAACCAGGGAAGAGATGGTTGCATTCCCAAAGTTCAAAGCTTCCTTTCCATTGACGAATCTTTGGGCATCATTTTAGCTTTTTTGTCTCTTTTCCTATCTCTGGTGACAGCATTAGTACTTGTAGTCTTTCTCAAGCAACGGCACACCCCCATTGTCAAAGCCAACAACCAAACCCTGAGCTACTCGCTCCTCACATCTCTGTGTCTTTGCTTCCTTAGCTCTTTGCTATTCCTTGGGAAGCCCAATAAGACGACTTGTCTTCTTCGACAAACAGCATTTGGCATTCTCTTCTCCACTGCTGTGTCTTCTGTTTTGGCCAAAACCCTTGTCGTGGTTGTGGCTTTCATGGCTTCCAAGCCAGGAAACATTTTCCACAAATGGGTGGGGAGAAGGTTGGCACATTCTGTTCTTTGGGGCTGTTCCCTTGTCCAGGTAGGCATTTGTGCTGCTTGGCTGGCAACGTCTCCTCCCTTCCCAGACTCCAACAAGCATTTGATCATGGAAGAAATTGTGGTGGAATGTAATGAAGGGTCAGTTGCCATGTTTTACTGTGTCTTGGGCTAcatgggctttctctctctcgtCAGCTTCACAGTGGccttcctagccaggaaattgcCTGACGGTTTCAATGAAGCCAAGTTCatcaccttcagcatgttggTCTTTTGCAGCGTTTGGGTCTCCTTTGTCCCAACTTACCTGAGCACCAAAGGAAAATTTATGGTAGTTGTGGAAGTCTTTTCCATTTTGTCCTCTGGTGCAGGGTTACTGGGCTGCATCTTCTTCCCCAAATGCTACATTATATTGTTGAGGTCCGATTTGAACAACAGGAAACAACTTGTAAGGAGGAGAAATGATTATAATACAGGTTAA
- the LOC121933406 gene encoding histone H2B 5-like, whose amino-acid sequence MPEPAKSAPAAKKGSKKAITKTQKKGDKKRRKSRKESYSIYVYKVLKQVHPDTGISSKAMSIMNSFVNDIFERIAGEASRLAHYNKRSTITSREIQTAVRLLLPGELAKHAVSEGTKAVTKYTSSK is encoded by the coding sequence ATGCCTGAGCCAGCCAAGTCAGCTCCTGCAGCTAAGAAAGGGTCCAAGAAGGCCATCACTAAAACCCAGAAGAAGGGGGACAAGAAGCGCAGGAAGAGCCGCAAAGAGAGCTATTCTATCTATGTCTATAAAGTGCTGAAGCAGGTCCATCCTGACACCGGCATCTCCTCCAAAGCCATGAGCATCATGAACTCCTTCGTCAATGACATCTTCGAGCGCATTGCTGGAGAAGCCTCTCGCTTGGCCCATTATAACAAGCGCTCCACCATCACCTCCAGGGAGATCCAGACTGCCGTCCGGCTCCTTCTTCCAGGAGAGTTGGCCAAACATGCTGTCTCTGAGGGCACCAAGGCTGTCACCAAGTACACCAGCTCCAAGTAA
- the LOC121933400 gene encoding histone H2A type 1-E — MSGRGKQGGKARAKAKTRSSRAGLQFPVGRVHRLLRKGNYAERVGAGAPVYLAAVLEYLTAEILELAGNAARDNKKTRIIPRHLQLAIRNDEELNKLLGRVTIAQGGVLPNIQAVLLPKKTESHKAKGK, encoded by the coding sequence ATGTCTGGACGCGGAAAGCAAGGCGGCAAGGCGAGGGCCAAGGCGAAGACCAGGTCGTCCAGGGCCGGGCTGCAGTTCCCGGTGGGGCGCGTGCATCGCCTGCTGCGGAAGGGCAACTACGCCGAGAGGGTGGGCGCAGGGGCCCCTGTCTACCTGGCCGCCGTCCTGGAGTACCTGACGGCCGAGATCCTGGAGCTGGCCGGGAACGCCGCCCGGGACAACAAGAAGACCCGCATCATCCCCAGGCATCTGCAGCTGGCCATCCGCAACGACGAGGAGCTCAACAAACTCCTTGGGAGGGTCACCATCGCCCAGGGAGGGGTGCTGCCCAACATCCAGGCCGTCCTCCTCCCCAAGAAGACCGAGAGCCACAAGGCCAAGGGGAAGTAG
- the LOC121933871 gene encoding vomeronasal type-2 receptor 26-like encodes MTYRAILGILFKSHQFLPGYKCGVQANVMGVVGGLSSDTSLYIADIVSLYKIQQFAYVSSQPLAPPLSLCNSCCRPGYRKKKIERKKFCCYDCAPCPDGMFTNQTDKETCAKCPEGHYANKFHNQCILKSPNFLAFGDTLGIVSIFFGFVLSLITVFVLVIFIMHQDTAVVKANNIGLTYILLVSLLLCFLSSLLFIGVPSKACCLFRQTTFGTVFSIALSSILAKTVSVILAFTATKPGSQMRRWLGKRLAYSILLSCSSFQAGLCALWLFTSPPFPDLDMHSLPAEFILLCNEGSVAMFYCVLGYMGFLAIVSFTVAFLARKLPGCFNEAKFITFSMLVFCSVWLSFLPAYFSTRGRYTVAVEIFSILASGAALLSCIFFPKCYIILLRPDLNKREQLMQKRDN; translated from the exons ATGACCTACCGCGCCATTTTGGGCATTCTCTTTAAATCACATCAGTTCCTCCCCGGCTATAAATGTGGAGTCCAGGCAAATGTAATGGGAGTCGTTGGAGGACTGAGCTCTGATACCTCTTTGTACATAGCAGATATTGTAAGTCTTTACAAAATTCAACAG tTTGCTTATGTCTCATCTCAGCCTCTG GCACCACCTCTTTCTCTTTGCAACAGCTGCTGCCGTCCAGGTTACAGGAAGAAAAAGATAGAGCGGAAGAAATTCTGCTGTTACGATTGCGCTCCATGTCCAGATGGGATGTTCACAAATCAGACTG ACAAGGAAACCTGTGCCAAATGTCCAGAAGGTCACTATGCAAACAAATTCCACAATCAATGCATTCTGAAGAGTCCAAACTTTCTAGCATTTGGGGATACTTTGGGCATTGTATCAATATTTTTTGGGTTTGTGTTATCACTGATCACAGTCTTTGTGCTTGTAATCTTCATTATGCACCAAGACACCGCTGTAGTCAAAGCCAACAACATTGGTCTCACTTACATTCTCCTCGTCTCCCTCCTCTtgtgtttcctttcttccttgctgTTCATCGGCGTCCCTAGTAAGGCATGCTGCCTTTTCCGACAAACCACTTTTGGCACCGTCTTCTCTATCGCCCTCTCAAGCATTTTGGCAAAAACCGTATCTGTCATTTTGGCATTCACAGCTACTAAGCCAGGATCACAGATGAGGAGATGGCTGGGGAAAAGACTGGCATATTCCATTCTCCTTTCCTGCTCCAGTTTTCAAGCGGGGCTTTGTGCTCTTTGGCTTTTCACTTCTCCTCCGTTCCCAGATTTGGACATGCATTCATTGCCTGCAGAATTTATACTGTTATGTAATGAAGGGTCCGTCGCCATGTTTTACTGCGTCTTAGGCTACATGGGCTTTCTTGCCATTGTCAGCTTCACTGTGGCCTTTCTGGCCAGGAAGTTACCTGGCTGTTTTAACGAAGCCAAATTCatcaccttcagcatgttggtcttttgcagtgtttggCTGTCTTTTCTTCCAGCCTACTTCAGCACAAGAGGAAGATATACAGTAGCCGTGGAGATCTTCTCTATCTTGGCCTCAGGGGCTGCATtactcagctgtatctttttCCCCAAATGTTACATTATTCTACTAAGGCCCGATTTGAACAAAAGGGAGCAGCTAATGCAAAAGAGAGATAATTAG